In Dromaius novaehollandiae isolate bDroNov1 chromosome 3, bDroNov1.hap1, whole genome shotgun sequence, the following are encoded in one genomic region:
- the TTL gene encoding tubulin--tyrosine ligase isoform X1, producing the protein MYTFVVRDENSSVYAEVSRVLLATGHWRRLRKDNPRFNLMLGERNRLPFGRLGHEPGLVQLVNYYRGADKLCRKASLVKLIKTSPELSESCTWFPESYVIYPTNLKTPVAPAQNGIRHLINNTRTDEREVFLAAYNRRREGREGNVWIAKSSAGAKGEGILISSEAAELLDFIDEQGQVHVIQKYLEKPLLLEPGHRKFDIRSWVLVDHQYNIYLYREGVLRTSSEPYNSADFQDKTCHLTNHCIQKEYSQNYGRYEEGNEMFFEEFNQYLMDALNTTLENSILLQIKHIIRSCLMCIEPAISTKHLHYQSFQLFGFDFMVDEELKVWLIEVNGAPACAQKLYAELCQGIVDVAICSVFPLSDTGQKMSQPSIFIKL; encoded by the exons atgtACACCTTCGTGGTGCGGGACGAGAACAGCAGCGTCTACGCCGAGGTGTCCCGGGTCCTCCTGGCCACCGGGCACTGGCGGCGCCTCAGGAAGGACAACCCCCGCTTCAACCTCATGCTGGGCGAGAGGAACCGGCTCCCCTTCGGCCGGCTCG GCCATGAACCCGGACTTGTGCAGCTGGTGAATTACTACAGGGGAGCAGACAAGCTGTGCCGCAAAGCGTCTCTGGTGAA GCTAATCAAGACGAGCCCTGAACTGTCAGAGTCCTGCACGTGGTTCCCTGAGTCATATGTGATATACCCAACAAACCTGAAGACCCCTGTGGCTCCAGCACAGAATGGAATTCGTCATCTCATAAACAACACACGGACAGATGAGCGTGAAGTGTTCCTGGCAGCTTACAACAGGCGGCGGGAAGGCAGAGAAGGCAATGTGTGGATCGCCAAGTCCTCAGCTGGTGCCAAAG GGGAAGGGATCCTGATTTCTTCAGAAGCTGCAGAGCTCCTGGACTTCATCGATGAGCAGGGACAAGTGCATGTGATTCAGAAATATCTAGAGAAGCCTCTGCTTCTGGAGCCAGGGCATCGCAAGTTTGACATCAG GAGCTGGGTTCTCGTGGATCATCAATATAATATCTACCTCTACAGAGAGGGTGTCCTGCGGACCTCTTCCGAACCATATAACAGTGCTGATTTCCAGGACAAAACCTGCCACTTGACCAATCACTGCATTCAAAAGGAATATTCCCAAAACTATGGGCGGTATGAGGAAGGGAACGAAATGTTCTTCGAGGAGTTCAACCAGTACCTGATGGATGCCCTGAACACGACACTTGAGAATAGCATCTTACTGCAAATCAAACACATAATAAG AAGCTGCCTTATGTGTATAGAGCCTGCAATCAGCACAAAGCATCTTCATTACCAGAGCTTCCAGCTCTTTGGCTTTGACTTCATGGTTGATGAGGAGCTGAAAGTCTGGCTGATAGAGGTCAATGGGGCCCCAGCTTGTGCCCA GAAGCTGTATGCAGAGCTCTGCCAAGGAATTGTGGATGTAGCCATCTGTAGTGTTTTCCCCCTCAGTGACACTGGGCAGAAGATGAGCCAGCCATCGATATTTATCAAGCTGTGA
- the TTL gene encoding tubulin--tyrosine ligase isoform X2 yields the protein MYTFVVRDENSSVYAEVSRVLLATGHWRRLRKDNPRFNLMLGERNRLPFGRLGHEPGLVQLVNYYRGADKLCRKASLVKLIKTSPELSESCTWFPESYVIYPTNLKTPVAPAQNGIRHLINNTRTDEREVFLAAYNRRREGREGNVWIAKSSAGAKGEGILISSEAAELLDFIDEQGQVHVIQKYLEKPLLLEPGHRKFDIRSWVLVDHQYNIYLYREGVLRTSSEPYNSADFQDKTCHLTNHCIQKEYSQNYGRYEEGNEMFFEEFNQYLMDALNTTLENSILLQIKHIIRKLYAELCQGIVDVAICSVFPLSDTGQKMSQPSIFIKL from the exons atgtACACCTTCGTGGTGCGGGACGAGAACAGCAGCGTCTACGCCGAGGTGTCCCGGGTCCTCCTGGCCACCGGGCACTGGCGGCGCCTCAGGAAGGACAACCCCCGCTTCAACCTCATGCTGGGCGAGAGGAACCGGCTCCCCTTCGGCCGGCTCG GCCATGAACCCGGACTTGTGCAGCTGGTGAATTACTACAGGGGAGCAGACAAGCTGTGCCGCAAAGCGTCTCTGGTGAA GCTAATCAAGACGAGCCCTGAACTGTCAGAGTCCTGCACGTGGTTCCCTGAGTCATATGTGATATACCCAACAAACCTGAAGACCCCTGTGGCTCCAGCACAGAATGGAATTCGTCATCTCATAAACAACACACGGACAGATGAGCGTGAAGTGTTCCTGGCAGCTTACAACAGGCGGCGGGAAGGCAGAGAAGGCAATGTGTGGATCGCCAAGTCCTCAGCTGGTGCCAAAG GGGAAGGGATCCTGATTTCTTCAGAAGCTGCAGAGCTCCTGGACTTCATCGATGAGCAGGGACAAGTGCATGTGATTCAGAAATATCTAGAGAAGCCTCTGCTTCTGGAGCCAGGGCATCGCAAGTTTGACATCAG GAGCTGGGTTCTCGTGGATCATCAATATAATATCTACCTCTACAGAGAGGGTGTCCTGCGGACCTCTTCCGAACCATATAACAGTGCTGATTTCCAGGACAAAACCTGCCACTTGACCAATCACTGCATTCAAAAGGAATATTCCCAAAACTATGGGCGGTATGAGGAAGGGAACGAAATGTTCTTCGAGGAGTTCAACCAGTACCTGATGGATGCCCTGAACACGACACTTGAGAATAGCATCTTACTGCAAATCAAACACATAATAAG GAAGCTGTATGCAGAGCTCTGCCAAGGAATTGTGGATGTAGCCATCTGTAGTGTTTTCCCCCTCAGTGACACTGGGCAGAAGATGAGCCAGCCATCGATATTTATCAAGCTGTGA